The following proteins are encoded in a genomic region of Micropterus dolomieu isolate WLL.071019.BEF.003 ecotype Adirondacks linkage group LG04, ASM2129224v1, whole genome shotgun sequence:
- the ap1m2 gene encoding AP-1 complex subunit mu-2, protein MSASAIFVLDLKGKVLICRNYKGDVDMAEIDHFMPLLMQHDEEGLLCPVLSRGNVHFMWIKHSNLYLVATTNKNSNASLVYSFLYKLVEVFTEYFKELEEESIQDNFVVVYELLDELMDFGFPQTTDSKILQEYITQEGAKLEVAKSKVPTTVTNAVSWRSEGIKYKKNEVFIDVIESINVLVNANGSVMSSDIVGSIKLKTMLSGMPELRLGLNDRVLFALTGRDKGKTVVMEDVKFHQCVRLSRFDSDRTISFIPPDGESELMSYRINTHVKPLIWIESIIEKFSHSRVEIMVKAKGQFKKQSVANNVEVRVPVPSDADSPKFKTSTGHAKYVPEKNLVVWTIKSFPGGKEFLMRAHFGLPSVEKDELEGKPPITVKFEIPYFTVSGIQVRYMKIIEKSGYQALPWVRYITQSGDYQLRTNV, encoded by the exons ATGTCTGCCTCAGCTATATTTGTGTTGGACCTGAAGGGGAAG GTGCTGATTTGTCGGAACTACAAAGGTGATGTGGACATGGCAGAGATCGACCACTTCATGCCTTTACTCATGCAACATGACGAGGAAGGGCTTCTCTGCCCCGTGCTGTCACGTGGCAATGTTCACTTcatgtggatcaaacacagcAACCTGTACC TGGTGGCCACTACGAACAAGAACTCTAACGCCTCCCTTGTGTACTCATTTTTATACAAACTAGTTGAG GTGTTCACGGAGTACTTCaaagagctggaggaggagagcatTCAGGACAATTTTGTGGTTGTCTATGAGCTGCTAGATGAGCTGATGGACTTTGGCTTCCCTCAGACTACCGACAGCAAGATCCTACAGGA ATACATCACTCAGGAAGGTGCCAAGCTTGAGGTGGCAAAGTCCAAGGTGCCGACCACAGTCACCAACGCTGTCTCCTGGAGGTCAGAGGGGATCAAATACAAGAAGAATGAGGTCTTTATTGATGTCATCGAGTCCATCAACGTACTG GTGAATGCCAATGGCAGTGTGATGAGCAGTGACATTGTGGGCAGCATCAAGCTCAAAACCATGCTCTCTGGGATGCCTGAACTGCGGCTGGGCCTTAATGATCGAGTGCTTTTTGCTCTCACCGGAC GTGACAAGGGAAAGACAGTGGTGATGGAGGACGTGaagttccaccagtgtgtccgtCTCTCTCGCTTCGACAGTGACCGAACAATCTCCTTCATTCCTCCAGATGGGGAGTCTGAACTCATGTCCTACCGCATCAACACCCAT GTGAAGCCTCTGATATGGATTGAATCGATCATAGAGAAATTCTCTCACAGTAGAGTGGAAATCATGGTTAAG GCAAAgggacaatttaaaaaacagtctGTGGCAAATAATGTGGAGGTGAGGGTCCCCGTCCCCAGTGATGCCGACTCACCCAAGTTCAAAACCAGCACAGGCCATGCCAAATATGTGCCTGAGAAGAACCTGGTGGTGTGGACCATCAAGTCTTTCCCT gGAGGAAAAGAGTTTCTAATGAGAGCTCATTTTGGTCTGCCCAGTGTGGAGAAAGATGAGCTTGAGGGCAAACCTCCCATTACCGTCAAATTTGAAATCCCATACTTCACAGTGTCAGGaatacag GTGCGATATATGAAGATCATTGAGAAAAGTGGTTACCAGGCTTTACCGTGGGTCCGGTACATTACACAGAGTGGAG actACCAGCTGAGGACCAATGTATAA